From the Desulfofundulus luciae genome, one window contains:
- a CDS encoding LytR/AlgR family response regulator transcription factor has product MVDDEPLARDELKYLLSAYPECRVVGEAEDAQEALKLVAELQPDVVFLDIQMRGMSGCEAARQMLSSPHPPLVVFATAYNEYAVRAFELGAVDYLLKPFEDKRLAKTIKRIEELRRRSDDWTEAVERVAGLLQAKRHRIKKLPVEKNGEIRLLDYQDIIFGRSKDGSVQIVTASDTCTYTGSMTELEARLKSEGFLRVHKSFLVNLNQVQGVLPWFKGTYWLVMGDPKKTQIPVSKSQVKELKSILGLEAS; this is encoded by the coding sequence GTGGTTGACGACGAACCCCTGGCCAGGGACGAGCTAAAATACCTGTTGTCGGCCTACCCGGAATGCCGGGTGGTAGGTGAAGCCGAGGACGCACAGGAAGCCCTGAAACTGGTGGCTGAGCTGCAGCCCGATGTGGTTTTTCTGGACATCCAAATGCGGGGGATGTCGGGATGTGAAGCCGCCCGGCAGATGCTTTCCTCCCCGCACCCGCCCCTGGTGGTCTTTGCCACGGCCTATAACGAGTATGCCGTCAGGGCCTTTGAGCTAGGAGCAGTGGATTACCTTTTGAAGCCCTTTGAAGATAAACGGCTGGCCAAGACCATCAAACGCATTGAAGAACTGCGCAGGCGCTCCGACGACTGGACGGAGGCTGTGGAACGGGTGGCCGGGCTGCTGCAAGCAAAAAGACACCGGATTAAGAAATTGCCTGTGGAAAAAAACGGGGAAATCAGGCTCCTGGATTACCAGGATATCATCTTCGGCCGGTCCAAAGACGGCAGCGTACAGATCGTCACCGCCAGTGATACCTGCACCTACACCGGCAGCATGACTGAACTGGAAGCACGGTTAAAAAGTGAAGGTTTCCTCCGGGTACACAAAAGTTTTCTGGTTAACCTGAACCAGGTTCAGGGGGTGCTGCCCTGGTTCAAAGGAACATACTGGCTGGTGATGGGTGACCCTAAAAAGACTCAAATCCCGGTCAGCAAGAGCCAGGTGAAGGAACTGAAATCAATACTGGGATTGGAAGCTTCGTAA
- a CDS encoding sensor histidine kinase, whose amino-acid sequence MTWSLALTLAYRLSMVATAAFILSRMPALGRILSRQLTPRDKLLLTLALGGMGIVGTYAAVPIHGALANSRVVGVMVAGLLGGPLVGAGAGLIAGFHRYLLGGFTAFSCALAAVAEGALGGLVQHYYRRGPIPWHVALLAGLAGETLQMAIILATARPFGEAWALVQIIGPPMIIVNSIGVAIFMVIAKTAAEQRERIAACQAQQALRIATQTLPYLRHGLNRESAEQTARIIYNSVKLAAVAITNGQEILAHVGRGDDHHHPGTPILTSATLKALATGEVQVAQTRDEIGCQEKNCRLASAVVVPLKRREVTIGTLKLYHDRENCITPVDLELARGLAHLFSTQLELAEVESEARLRAQAELKALQAQVHPHFLFNALNTIVSLVRTRPDKARELLIKLASFFRYSLRKDDAPIPLAEELAHVEAYLAIEGTRFGNKLQVIQLVDPAVLTCPVPAFTLQPVVENAIKHGLQPKREGGRIKIIAKEQPEEVIVTIEDNGVGIFPEELDKILLPGYGRGHGLGLSIVNERLKGLYGPGYALQVNSTPGQGTRVVLRFPKETSSQGVKEDALYSCCG is encoded by the coding sequence GTGACCTGGTCTTTGGCCCTTACCCTAGCGTACAGATTGAGCATGGTGGCCACAGCGGCCTTTATTCTTTCCCGCATGCCCGCCCTGGGGCGTATTTTATCCCGGCAGCTCACCCCCCGGGACAAGCTGCTGTTGACTCTGGCCCTGGGTGGTATGGGCATTGTGGGTACTTACGCCGCCGTGCCCATCCACGGCGCCCTGGCCAACTCCCGGGTGGTGGGGGTAATGGTGGCCGGTTTGCTGGGCGGGCCCCTGGTGGGGGCCGGGGCGGGCCTGATCGCCGGTTTCCACCGTTACCTGCTGGGTGGTTTCACCGCCTTTTCCTGCGCCCTGGCCGCCGTGGCCGAAGGGGCCCTGGGCGGGCTGGTGCAGCACTACTACCGCCGCGGCCCCATTCCCTGGCATGTAGCTTTACTGGCCGGGCTGGCGGGAGAAACATTGCAAATGGCCATTATCCTGGCCACCGCCCGTCCTTTCGGCGAGGCCTGGGCACTGGTGCAGATCATCGGCCCGCCCATGATTATAGTCAATTCCATCGGCGTGGCCATTTTTATGGTCATTGCCAAAACCGCTGCCGAGCAGCGGGAACGCATCGCCGCCTGCCAGGCACAGCAGGCACTGCGCATTGCCACCCAAACCCTGCCCTATTTACGACACGGGTTGAACCGGGAGTCGGCTGAGCAGACGGCCCGGATTATTTATAATTCCGTCAAGCTGGCCGCCGTGGCCATCACCAACGGGCAGGAGATCCTGGCCCATGTGGGCCGGGGGGACGACCATCATCACCCCGGGACTCCCATATTGACCAGTGCCACTTTAAAGGCGCTGGCCACCGGAGAGGTTCAGGTAGCCCAGACCAGGGATGAAATCGGCTGCCAGGAAAAGAACTGCCGCCTGGCTTCGGCAGTGGTGGTGCCACTGAAAAGGCGGGAGGTAACCATAGGCACTTTAAAGCTTTATCATGACCGGGAAAACTGCATCACGCCGGTAGACCTGGAACTGGCCCGGGGGTTGGCCCACCTGTTTTCCACCCAGCTGGAACTGGCCGAAGTGGAATCCGAAGCCCGGCTGCGTGCCCAGGCGGAACTGAAGGCGCTCCAGGCCCAGGTGCACCCCCACTTCCTGTTTAACGCCTTAAATACCATTGTCTCCCTGGTACGCACCAGGCCGGACAAGGCCCGGGAACTGTTGATTAAACTGGCCAGCTTCTTCCGGTACAGTCTGCGAAAGGATGATGCTCCCATTCCCCTGGCGGAAGAACTGGCCCATGTGGAGGCCTACCTGGCCATCGAGGGAACACGCTTCGGCAACAAGCTACAGGTAATCCAGCTTGTTGATCCCGCAGTTTTAACCTGCCCCGTTCCCGCCTTTACCCTGCAGCCGGTGGTAGAAAATGCCATCAAGCACGGCCTGCAACCCAAGAGGGAGGGTGGGAGGATAAAAATCATAGCTAAAGAACAGCCTGAAGAAGTGATAGTCACCATAGAAGATAATGGTGTGGGTATCTTCCCGGAAGAACTGGATAAAATCCTCCTGCCCGGCTACGGGCGCGGCCACGGGCTGGGATTATCCATTGTCAACGAACGTTTGAAGGGCCTGTACGGGCCGGGGTATGCGTTGCAGGTAAACAGTACACCCGGGCAGGGTACCAGAGTGGTCTTGCGCTTTCCTAAAGAAACCAGCTCCCAGGGGGTGAAGGAAGACGCCCTTTACAGCTGTTGTGGTTGA
- a CDS encoding S-layer homology domain-containing protein, whose protein sequence is MKTHHFAGRLTALVATVCLFLGLLVPLGVPGRVEAAVSPLADKAVQFLHRDYLKNGLINSDVGVGSYAFYVLSQAGVDAGAWVHQGVTFREAVLKAVRDDLDKAAEVRAKQLAQDLVAMQALGEKDLAGRLLQVLKNRQTDEGFEDIGPLSIYSNMPSFDLLSRAGLMDQINTGLARNYILEKQYVKAQNPQYGSWGSLDGNAYYADFMATAQAVRVLHYLDPEKKDPQVQEAIKNGLAWMQRQQKADGSFVAGMDDPVIDTAEVIVTLKTLGMDPAAWKSGTGKSAVDYLMNKSLNADGSFGTSGNAMDATWVLWACLALEAKAKSQATQPQPGSQEESGRQAQPGMVASFTDLKGHWAEGAINRLVQIQVASGYPDGTFKPEEQVTRYEIASMMVRLLKPAVASRQDLLVFDRKFKDSRNVPQWAHEAVAVALREGLISGYPQPDGTLIFKGEEPVSRAELAAVMARIIEKKCGEVAPKELDFADADQIPAWAKEAVGVAYAKGVAGGYPDRTFRAEKKVTRAEAAAMLLRLADVL, encoded by the coding sequence ATGAAAACCCATCACTTTGCCGGGCGGTTAACAGCCCTGGTTGCAACGGTCTGTTTATTCCTCGGTCTGCTGGTGCCGCTTGGGGTACCGGGCCGGGTGGAAGCGGCAGTTTCACCCCTGGCGGATAAGGCAGTGCAATTCCTGCATCGTGACTATTTAAAAAACGGGTTGATTAACTCGGATGTGGGTGTGGGCTCGTATGCCTTTTATGTGCTAAGCCAGGCCGGTGTTGACGCCGGAGCCTGGGTGCACCAGGGAGTGACTTTCCGGGAGGCAGTGCTGAAGGCGGTCAGGGATGATCTGGATAAAGCGGCTGAAGTGCGGGCAAAGCAGCTTGCCCAGGATCTGGTGGCCATGCAGGCGCTGGGAGAAAAGGATCTGGCCGGCCGGTTGCTGCAGGTCTTGAAGAACAGGCAGACAGACGAAGGATTTGAAGACATCGGGCCGTTAAGCATCTACAGCAACATGCCTTCCTTTGATCTTTTAAGCAGGGCCGGGTTAATGGATCAGATAAACACCGGCCTGGCCAGGAATTATATCCTGGAAAAACAGTATGTCAAGGCACAAAATCCTCAGTACGGAAGCTGGGGGTCGCTGGATGGTAATGCCTATTACGCCGATTTCATGGCCACGGCCCAGGCGGTGAGGGTGCTGCACTACCTGGACCCGGAAAAGAAAGATCCTCAGGTGCAGGAGGCCATTAAAAACGGCCTGGCCTGGATGCAAAGACAGCAGAAGGCAGACGGCAGCTTTGTGGCCGGTATGGACGACCCGGTGATCGATACTGCGGAAGTAATTGTGACCCTGAAGACCCTGGGTATGGACCCGGCGGCGTGGAAAAGCGGCACGGGGAAGAGTGCCGTTGATTATCTGATGAATAAGTCATTGAACGCCGATGGGAGCTTCGGTACGTCGGGAAACGCCATGGATGCCACCTGGGTGCTCTGGGCGTGCCTGGCGCTGGAAGCGAAGGCGAAAAGCCAGGCAACACAGCCACAACCTGGATCTCAGGAGGAATCCGGACGGCAAGCGCAACCCGGTATGGTGGCCAGTTTTACGGATTTGAAAGGTCACTGGGCGGAAGGGGCCATCAACAGGCTGGTTCAAATACAGGTTGCGTCGGGTTATCCAGACGGTACCTTTAAACCCGAAGAGCAGGTGACCCGCTATGAAATAGCCTCCATGATGGTGCGCCTGCTAAAGCCGGCGGTGGCTTCCCGGCAAGACCTGCTTGTGTTCGACCGGAAGTTTAAAGATAGCCGGAATGTTCCCCAATGGGCCCATGAGGCCGTGGCCGTGGCATTGAGGGAAGGGCTCATTTCCGGCTACCCGCAACCGGACGGCACCCTTATTTTTAAAGGGGAGGAACCGGTAAGCCGTGCCGAACTGGCCGCCGTTATGGCCCGGATTATTGAAAAGAAATGCGGGGAGGTGGCGCCGAAAGAGCTGGATTTCGCCGATGCGGATCAAATTCCGGCCTGGGCGAAAGAGGCCGTGGGGGTGGCTTACGCCAAGGGGGTTGCCGGTGGTTATCCCGACCGGACTTTCCGGGCCGAGAAAAAGGTCACCAGGGCCGAAGCGGCCGCCATGCTTTTGCGCCTGGCTGATGTGCTGTAA
- a CDS encoding S-layer homology domain-containing protein: protein MYHHKRTVKKLSLLLVLVMAATLLTPAVNAGASGVSGSPANNAVQFLYNEYIQKGINNSEYGVGSYALYVLKQAGVDVASWVYNGENLNDAVINAVYNDISQPDNVPAKILAQDLLAMQALGRSDLADQLVEILKNRQTENGFDTGAYSLFSNLPAFDLLGRAGKLSVINAAYTRDYIISNQLTQSTVPSEVYGAWGGSWTDDKGKTNYFADFMATAQAVRALHYLDPGGQDARVQAAINNGLNWMRDQQKADGSFVAGWDDPAIDTAEVVVTLKALGRDPADWKTSDGKTAVDYLMNNVLNPDGSFGTSKNAMDAIWVLSACNLLSSQFYINPFNVIKNIGEQQQFTAVWQDAYGQSDVTQWATWSVADSSIASVDDSVYGLVKAIKAGQTVVKAVYNGLTAAATLTVQSAAGGGGTATAVTVGMAVVGLNGELLYGPSYVMVPKENKWGLTALGALDASGVPYHTSTWSWGILVDEIAGQANSGMAGWMYTVNGQVPSFGPEKYNIKEGDKIIWYYSKSMDQQPPGWDDLVKRASGGSNQAANLPAPVSDSVLNAAIEGAGSAGRIVLQAEDNQTVLALTVDHLAKITGVNKPLAVTVSGVQFVLSVDSLKVPELKVAEAAQLQVKAQKLSSIEARDLVKPVADKLKLVGDVYELDVLAVKKDGTAQKIAQLPDCLVMLPVPAEAKEAAAGGRVKVYRYNESKKIWEEVGGTYDPAAGIITFKAEHFSKYALMETSTPPALKTFADIAGHWAQKDIEFMATKGYVAGVGDNKFAPEAIVTRAEFAAILARMAGLMAEPDGAKRFNDVPQNAWYCGMVGAAAKAGLVRGTGEHSFAPNEPITREQMAAMMVRLMAREGQDMSIGEADAARILAGFEDAASISPWARNSVALVVREQVMRGRALARFIPAGNTTRAEATVVLYRVWQKLQPAAADKK, encoded by the coding sequence TTGTATCACCATAAAAGGACGGTTAAAAAGCTGAGTTTGTTACTGGTTCTGGTCATGGCCGCAACCCTGCTGACACCGGCGGTAAATGCCGGCGCCAGCGGGGTATCCGGCTCACCGGCCAACAATGCCGTGCAGTTTCTGTACAATGAATACATCCAGAAGGGAATCAATAATTCGGAGTATGGGGTGGGTTCCTATGCTCTTTATGTCTTAAAGCAGGCCGGTGTTGATGTTGCTTCCTGGGTGTATAATGGTGAAAATCTAAATGATGCGGTTATAAACGCTGTTTATAACGATATTTCACAGCCAGATAATGTTCCGGCCAAGATCCTGGCCCAGGACCTCCTTGCCATGCAGGCGCTGGGGCGAAGCGATCTGGCCGATCAGCTTGTGGAGATCTTGAAAAACAGGCAGACGGAGAACGGCTTTGATACGGGAGCTTACAGCCTTTTCAGCAACCTGCCGGCCTTTGACCTGCTGGGCCGGGCGGGTAAGCTGAGCGTTATAAACGCTGCTTATACCAGGGATTACATTATAAGCAATCAACTTACCCAGTCTACTGTACCCTCAGAGGTATACGGTGCCTGGGGCGGGAGCTGGACGGATGACAAGGGCAAAACAAACTATTTTGCCGACTTCATGGCCACGGCCCAGGCGGTAAGGGCTCTGCATTATCTCGATCCCGGCGGGCAGGATGCCAGGGTGCAGGCGGCCATTAATAACGGCCTTAACTGGATGAGGGACCAGCAAAAGGCCGACGGCAGTTTTGTGGCCGGCTGGGACGACCCGGCCATTGACACCGCTGAAGTGGTTGTGACCTTAAAGGCGCTGGGAAGGGATCCGGCTGATTGGAAGACCAGTGACGGAAAAACGGCCGTTGATTATCTGATGAATAATGTCCTCAATCCGGATGGTAGTTTCGGCACCTCAAAGAACGCCATGGATGCCATCTGGGTGCTCAGTGCCTGTAACTTGTTAAGTAGTCAGTTTTATATTAACCCCTTCAATGTAATAAAGAACATCGGTGAGCAACAGCAATTTACAGCCGTCTGGCAGGACGCCTACGGCCAGTCTGACGTAACGCAATGGGCCACCTGGTCTGTGGCCGACAGCAGCATTGCCAGCGTCGATGACAGTGTTTATGGTCTGGTTAAAGCAATAAAGGCCGGCCAGACGGTGGTGAAGGCCGTGTACAACGGCCTGACGGCGGCGGCCACCCTGACCGTGCAGTCTGCGGCTGGAGGCGGCGGGACCGCTACCGCGGTAACGGTCGGGATGGCCGTAGTGGGCCTGAACGGAGAATTGCTCTACGGTCCCTCCTACGTAATGGTACCGAAAGAAAACAAATGGGGCCTTACCGCCCTGGGCGCCCTGGATGCATCGGGCGTTCCCTACCATACCTCCACGTGGTCCTGGGGCATTCTGGTAGATGAAATTGCCGGGCAGGCCAATAGCGGGATGGCCGGCTGGATGTATACGGTGAACGGGCAGGTTCCCTCCTTTGGCCCGGAAAAGTACAACATTAAAGAGGGCGACAAGATCATCTGGTACTACAGTAAGAGCATGGACCAGCAGCCCCCCGGATGGGACGACCTGGTGAAACGGGCCTCCGGAGGAAGCAATCAGGCAGCCAATCTGCCCGCTCCGGTGAGCGATTCCGTTTTAAATGCAGCCATCGAGGGTGCCGGTTCTGCCGGTCGGATCGTTCTGCAGGCAGAGGACAATCAAACTGTTCTGGCCCTGACGGTGGATCATCTGGCTAAAATAACCGGTGTTAACAAACCGCTGGCCGTGACCGTTTCCGGCGTGCAGTTTGTGCTTTCCGTGGATAGCCTGAAAGTACCGGAGTTGAAGGTTGCCGAGGCGGCGCAGTTGCAGGTTAAAGCCCAGAAGTTGAGCAGCATCGAAGCCCGGGATCTGGTCAAGCCTGTTGCCGACAAGCTAAAACTGGTGGGCGATGTCTACGAACTGGACGTGCTGGCAGTGAAGAAAGACGGCACGGCGCAGAAGATCGCGCAGCTTCCCGACTGCCTGGTAATGCTGCCGGTGCCTGCTGAAGCTAAGGAAGCGGCGGCGGGCGGCCGGGTGAAGGTATACCGCTATAACGAAAGTAAAAAGATCTGGGAGGAGGTGGGCGGAACCTATGACCCGGCGGCAGGTATCATTACCTTTAAAGCCGAACATTTTAGCAAATACGCCTTGATGGAAACCAGCACCCCGCCCGCGTTAAAAACCTTTGCCGACATTGCCGGGCACTGGGCGCAGAAGGATATAGAATTTATGGCCACAAAAGGGTACGTTGCCGGTGTGGGTGACAACAAATTTGCACCGGAAGCCATCGTTACCCGGGCCGAATTTGCCGCCATCCTGGCCCGTATGGCCGGCCTGATGGCCGAACCGGACGGGGCAAAGCGCTTCAATGACGTGCCGCAAAACGCCTGGTACTGCGGTATGGTGGGTGCGGCGGCGAAAGCAGGATTGGTGCGGGGAACCGGCGAACACAGTTTTGCACCAAATGAGCCCATCACCCGGGAGCAAATGGCGGCCATGATGGTGCGGTTAATGGCCCGGGAAGGACAGGATATGAGTATTGGTGAGGCCGATGCGGCCAGAATACTGGCCGGCTTTGAAGATGCTGCCTCTATTTCTCCCTGGGCGCGAAACTCTGTGGCCCTGGTGGTACGGGAGCAGGTCATGAGGGGCCGGGCGCTGGCCCGGTTCATCCCTGCAGGCAATACCACCCGGGCAGAAGCTACTGTAGTACTGTACCGGGTGTGGCAAAAGTTACAGCCGGCTGCTGCTGATAAGAAGTGA
- a CDS encoding DUF4430 domain-containing protein, which translates to MKRKLIYVIGLLVILAGVLGPALYMHKVFSSQQQYRQAHSSQAAGSQRTNYSAAEQENATAQSQPVAGTGQSSPGVNTTQPPGESTQSSSPAAKQDNQGADRAQSKRSTPQGAAPSQPAGNSSAAPEREAGCRVWVAVVGKNDEFLFRPAQVTVKPDNRWGITALGALEATGLPYAMKPAWPDFVDSIGGQACSGMAGWMYSVNGEVPMHMASKHPVKTGDKVIWWYSRSMDQPPPRWEDLVGKK; encoded by the coding sequence ATGAAGCGCAAACTCATCTATGTTATTGGCCTGCTGGTGATTCTGGCCGGAGTGCTGGGCCCCGCCCTTTACATGCACAAAGTTTTCAGCTCCCAGCAGCAATACCGGCAGGCCCATAGCAGCCAGGCTGCTGGCAGCCAGAGAACTAACTACAGCGCAGCGGAACAGGAAAATGCTACTGCACAGAGCCAGCCTGTCGCTGGCACCGGTCAATCTTCTCCCGGGGTAAATACAACCCAGCCCCCCGGCGAATCAACGCAAAGTTCATCACCCGCAGCAAAACAGGACAACCAGGGAGCGGACAGAGCTCAAAGTAAGCGGTCCACCCCGCAGGGTGCGGCCCCTTCCCAACCGGCAGGAAATTCTTCTGCTGCGCCGGAGAGGGAAGCCGGGTGCAGGGTCTGGGTGGCCGTTGTCGGGAAAAATGATGAGTTTCTTTTCAGGCCGGCGCAGGTGACGGTTAAACCGGACAACAGGTGGGGGATTACCGCCCTGGGCGCCCTGGAGGCCACCGGTCTTCCCTACGCCATGAAACCGGCCTGGCCCGATTTTGTGGATTCCATAGGTGGGCAGGCCTGCAGCGGCATGGCCGGGTGGATGTATTCGGTAAACGGCGAGGTGCCCATGCACATGGCCAGCAAGCACCCGGTAAAAACGGGGGACAAAGTAATCTGGTGGTACAGCAGGAGCATGGATCAGCCCCCTCCACGGTGGGAAGACCTGGTAGGCAAAAAGTAA
- a CDS encoding energy-coupling factor transporter transmembrane component T, with amino-acid sequence MFDRLFYREKGLFLQSFHPATVLVYLLVLLILSLIYDHPIYLLALLLLLALLIREVDGLDAWEGFLKAGVFLMLVVMMVNPLVIRAGKTIIWHGPAVPFLGKLDISMEAVYFGAASSLRLLVIISIFCLYNLMINPDRVLNLFSGVAGKSVLVITLATRLFPTMVRDLQRIREVQQLRGVDFDTGSLWQRARKYSSLYNVLLLSSLEGAMEIAESMQARAFGSGRRSVYSRNILRPRDLFCLGGSLLALLAAVWGWRYGHGRYTFYPEADFLIKDGATLVVLFIVLFYLSVPLLLSEGWKHCRFLKSKI; translated from the coding sequence ATGTTTGACAGGCTTTTTTACCGGGAAAAGGGGCTTTTCCTGCAGAGCTTTCACCCGGCTACGGTCCTGGTTTATCTTCTGGTGCTCCTCATTCTGAGCCTGATCTATGACCATCCCATTTACCTGCTGGCGCTTCTTCTCCTGCTTGCCCTCCTGATCAGGGAAGTGGACGGCCTGGATGCCTGGGAGGGATTTTTAAAAGCAGGGGTCTTTTTAATGCTGGTGGTGATGATGGTCAACCCCCTGGTGATCCGGGCCGGCAAAACCATCATCTGGCACGGTCCGGCAGTACCTTTCCTGGGGAAGCTGGACATATCCATGGAGGCCGTCTATTTCGGCGCGGCTTCCAGCTTGAGGCTTCTGGTCATCATCAGCATTTTTTGCCTTTATAATCTGATGATCAACCCGGACAGGGTATTGAATCTTTTTTCCGGAGTGGCCGGTAAATCAGTCCTGGTGATAACCCTGGCCACGCGGCTGTTTCCCACCATGGTGAGGGACCTGCAGAGGATCAGGGAAGTACAGCAGTTACGGGGCGTCGACTTTGACACGGGCAGCCTGTGGCAGCGGGCAAGGAAATACTCCAGTTTATATAACGTGCTGCTTTTATCCTCCCTGGAGGGTGCCATGGAGATTGCCGAGTCCATGCAGGCCAGGGCCTTTGGCAGCGGCAGGCGTTCCGTATACAGCCGGAATATCTTAAGACCCCGGGATCTCTTCTGTCTCGGCGGCAGCCTGCTGGCTTTGCTGGCGGCAGTATGGGGGTGGCGTTATGGCCACGGCCGGTACACCTTTTACCCGGAGGCGGACTTTCTAATTAAAGACGGCGCGACTCTGGTGGTCCTGTTTATTGTGTTGTTTTACCTGTCTGTGCCGCTTCTATTGAGCGAGGGGTGGAAGCATTGCCGCTTTTTAAAGTCGAAAATCTGA
- a CDS encoding ABC transporter ATP-binding protein, whose amino-acid sequence MEALPLFKVENLTYYYPGTEKPALKNISLEIREGEFLLVTGGSGSGKSTLSRVLAGLIPDFYGGRIGGKVFFKGRDIRTLDRRKLAREVGMVFQDPEKQIVQSCVEAEIAFGLENLGLPPDEMSRRVAEVVSFMNLSPVQEAFTADLSGGQKQKVALASVLAMQPRVLILDEPTSQLDPVSAEEILNVVKRLNEEMGFTVIMVEQRLERCFHLADRVLFMAGGEIICHGNPAEGAREAVRRGLPFVPPVASFFARLNSPVVPVTVKEGRELLQSYLKGNVAVAKLDVPRSSHNSTAKEQEKNSIISLKNVWFAYPGGQEVLKDISLDIKEGEFVAILGENGAGKSTLLKIMVGLLRPGRGRVYVNGREPGRNGFKEIRKFTAYLSQNPNDYLFHETVEDELLFTMRNFGLKDRGRVDEILHRLQLERYRRRNPRDLSSGERQRVALASVLVTDPGLIILDEPTRGVDLGLKSELGHFLQEEAAKGKTVIVVTHDVEFAAEFAGRVVMMFAGRIVAAGEKHAVLGRSVFYSPQISKLCRGICDGVVTSAEALEQLGPLLAAKPAVLIKSTGEKAIWGRAGGCTPH is encoded by the coding sequence GTGGAAGCATTGCCGCTTTTTAAAGTCGAAAATCTGACCTATTACTATCCCGGAACGGAAAAGCCCGCCCTGAAAAATATCAGCCTGGAAATCCGGGAAGGAGAGTTTCTCCTTGTTACCGGTGGTTCCGGTTCGGGCAAGTCCACCCTGTCCAGGGTACTGGCGGGCCTGATCCCCGACTTTTACGGGGGCCGTATCGGGGGCAAGGTTTTCTTCAAGGGTAGGGATATCCGGACGCTGGACCGCCGGAAACTGGCCCGTGAAGTGGGTATGGTCTTTCAGGATCCGGAAAAGCAAATTGTGCAGAGCTGTGTGGAGGCGGAAATAGCCTTTGGCCTGGAAAACCTGGGGTTACCACCTGACGAGATGTCGCGCCGGGTTGCCGAGGTGGTCAGTTTCATGAATCTATCCCCGGTTCAGGAAGCCTTTACGGCCGATCTCTCAGGCGGTCAGAAACAAAAGGTGGCGCTGGCCTCCGTGCTGGCCATGCAGCCCCGTGTGCTTATTCTTGACGAACCCACCTCTCAACTGGACCCCGTCTCGGCGGAAGAAATCCTGAATGTGGTGAAAAGGCTTAATGAAGAAATGGGCTTTACGGTGATCATGGTTGAGCAGAGGCTGGAAAGATGCTTTCATTTGGCAGACCGGGTGCTGTTCATGGCGGGGGGCGAAATTATCTGCCACGGTAATCCCGCCGAGGGAGCGCGGGAAGCGGTCAGGAGGGGACTTCCGTTTGTGCCGCCTGTGGCCAGTTTCTTTGCCCGCCTCAACTCGCCGGTGGTGCCCGTTACGGTAAAGGAGGGTCGGGAACTTTTACAGTCATACTTGAAAGGAAATGTAGCCGTTGCGAAACTGGATGTACCCCGCAGTAGCCATAATTCCACTGCAAAAGAGCAGGAAAAAAATAGCATTATCAGCCTGAAAAATGTATGGTTTGCTTATCCTGGCGGTCAAGAGGTTTTAAAGGATATAAGCCTTGATATAAAAGAAGGAGAATTTGTGGCCATCCTGGGGGAAAACGGTGCCGGTAAGTCGACCCTGCTCAAGATAATGGTGGGTTTGCTCAGACCGGGCCGGGGCAGGGTTTATGTAAATGGGAGAGAACCGGGACGTAATGGGTTTAAAGAAATCAGAAAATTTACCGCCTATTTATCCCAGAACCCCAACGACTACCTCTTCCACGAAACGGTGGAAGATGAGCTGCTTTTCACCATGCGTAATTTCGGCTTGAAAGACCGGGGGCGGGTGGATGAAATCCTGCACAGACTGCAGCTGGAGCGCTACCGCCGGCGAAACCCCAGGGACCTGAGCAGCGGGGAAAGGCAGAGGGTGGCTTTAGCTTCCGTTCTGGTTACCGACCCCGGTTTGATCATTTTAGATGAACCCACCAGGGGGGTTGATTTGGGTTTAAAGTCGGAACTGGGACATTTTCTGCAAGAGGAGGCCGCAAAGGGCAAAACGGTAATCGTGGTAACCCACGATGTGGAGTTTGCGGCCGAGTTTGCCGGAAGAGTGGTGATGATGTTTGCGGGAAGGATTGTTGCCGCCGGGGAAAAGCACGCGGTGTTGGGGAGATCCGTATTTTACTCCCCGCAGATCAGCAAGTTGTGCCGGGGCATTTGCGATGGAGTGGTCACCTCTGCCGAAGCGCTGGAACAGCTTGGGCCGCTTCTGGCCGCTAAACCGGCCGTCTTAATCAAAAGCACGGGAGAGAAGGCCATATGGGGACGAGCTGGGGGCTGTACACCACATTGA